A single genomic interval of Mucilaginibacter robiniae harbors:
- a CDS encoding DUF2461 domain-containing protein, which yields MMIKPETFAFLADLAENNNRDWFQTNKQRFNDAQENMTAFAAELIKALANTDSYVDAAIEPKKTVMRIYRDVRFSKDKTPYKTNMAIGRLTRYNIPEIGYWLQIEPGQSFIAGGYWMPSNEHLKAIRQEIDYSGSKLIRIVDAPEFKELFGEFRDQEQLKTLPKGYEADHENIRLLKLKSFIAYRDLTNEELQAEDAVKKVASLCSKIQPLNVFLNQAIN from the coding sequence ATGATGATAAAGCCTGAAACATTCGCATTCCTGGCTGATTTAGCTGAGAATAATAACCGTGACTGGTTTCAGACCAATAAACAGCGGTTTAATGATGCCCAGGAAAACATGACAGCCTTTGCAGCCGAACTGATTAAGGCATTGGCTAATACTGATAGTTACGTAGATGCAGCAATAGAGCCTAAAAAAACGGTAATGCGTATTTACCGGGATGTGCGGTTCAGTAAGGATAAAACGCCTTACAAAACCAACATGGCTATAGGTAGGCTTACTCGTTATAACATACCTGAAATAGGCTATTGGCTGCAAATTGAACCCGGGCAGTCATTTATAGCTGGTGGTTACTGGATGCCCTCCAATGAACATTTAAAAGCTATACGGCAAGAAATTGATTATAGCGGATCAAAGCTGATACGAATTGTTGATGCCCCTGAATTTAAAGAGCTATTCGGTGAATTTCGTGATCAGGAACAGCTGAAAACATTACCGAAAGGCTACGAGGCCGATCATGAAAACATTCGTTTGCTCAAGCTGAAAAGCTTTATTGCTTATCGCGACTTGACCAATGAAGAGTTACAAGCTGAAGATGCAGTTAAAAAAGTAGCTTCGCTATGTAGTAAAATACAGCCGCTTAATGTATTTTTAAACCAAGCTATTAACTAA
- a CDS encoding metallophosphoesterase family protein — MKTYAIISDIHGNSLALQAVLNDIKVRQVETIINLGDHVFGALEPEQTAELLRQNPMLCISGNTDREILESLDKPSEKENMERVKADLSEQTIAWLKSLPQTTIHDQLFFVCHGTPESDNEYLLEQVTPEGVFVYNDEDLIAKIQHIKERIILCGHSHVNRVIYLSNGKIILNPGSVGLPAYLGVGEHRFAMESMTPHAKYAIVHADGNNISIEQVLCAYDWHRASEAALRNGSEKWSAFLLHGRMPKALRIER; from the coding sequence ATGAAAACTTACGCCATTATTTCTGATATTCATGGTAATTCGCTAGCCTTACAAGCAGTACTTAACGATATTAAAGTCCGACAAGTTGAAACCATTATTAACTTGGGTGATCATGTATTTGGCGCATTAGAGCCGGAGCAAACGGCCGAGCTATTGCGCCAAAATCCTATGTTATGCATAAGTGGCAACACCGACCGGGAAATACTGGAAAGTTTAGACAAACCATCCGAGAAAGAAAACATGGAAAGGGTGAAGGCTGATTTATCAGAACAGACAATTGCCTGGTTGAAAAGTCTGCCTCAAACTACCATTCACGATCAGCTGTTTTTTGTATGCCATGGTACGCCTGAGAGTGATAACGAGTATTTGTTAGAGCAGGTAACACCAGAAGGTGTGTTCGTTTATAATGATGAAGATTTGATAGCTAAAATACAGCATATAAAAGAACGCATTATTTTGTGTGGTCACTCGCATGTAAACCGGGTAATATATTTATCGAACGGGAAAATTATTCTGAACCCAGGTAGTGTGGGGTTGCCAGCATATTTGGGTGTAGGTGAACATCGTTTTGCGATGGAATCCATGACGCCACATGCCAAATACGCCATTGTGCATGCCGATGGTAATAATATTAGTATAGAACAGGTGCTTTGTGCTTACGATTGGCACCGGGCCTCAGAAGCGGCCTTGCGCAATGGTAGCGAAAAATGGTCTGCATTCTTACTACACGGAAGAATGCCCAAAGCCTTACGTATCGAAAGGTAA
- a CDS encoding DUF420 domain-containing protein, giving the protein MTISDKFIFRFVAGISVFVFVVVVILSMKVLPKPHVSSELLYFLPKLNAILNGSCSVLLLLSLYFITHGKVVLHKRTNILAFTLSSLFLVSYILFHWLAPETRFGDLNADGSLSPEEKSAAGNIRYVYYVILITHIILAAGVLPLILLSFYRGLQMQIAKHKKLVRWTFPIWLYVTITGVIVYMMIAPYYNF; this is encoded by the coding sequence ATGACTATAAGCGATAAATTTATATTCCGGTTTGTGGCCGGTATATCTGTATTTGTTTTTGTGGTAGTGGTTATACTAAGTATGAAAGTATTGCCAAAGCCGCATGTATCATCTGAACTGTTGTACTTTTTACCTAAGCTAAATGCCATATTAAATGGTAGTTGCAGTGTCTTGCTGTTACTATCACTTTATTTCATTACACATGGTAAAGTAGTGTTACACAAGCGCACCAATATTTTGGCTTTTACCTTGTCTTCACTATTTTTGGTATCTTACATTCTATTCCATTGGTTAGCGCCTGAAACCCGCTTTGGCGACTTAAATGCCGATGGGTCATTATCGCCAGAAGAAAAAAGTGCAGCAGGCAATATACGCTATGTGTACTATGTTATATTAATAACACACATTATACTGGCAGCTGGTGTTTTACCTTTAATACTGCTAAGTTTTTATCGTGGTTTGCAAATGCAGATAGCCAAACACAAAAAGCTGGTACGATGGACTTTTCCCATCTGGCTGTATGTAACCATTACTGGTGTAATTGTTTACATGATGATTGCACCATACTATAATTTTTAA
- a CDS encoding DUF4286 family protein — protein MIIYNETFVIDDTIEQEWLQWIQKEHIPAVLATGLFDNHQILAVLDSPNEGATYCIQYMTDDINKYHQFSSTHVHRLHTLHNQQFENRFVLFNSLMKTIN, from the coding sequence ATGATTATTTATAACGAAACCTTTGTGATAGATGATACCATTGAACAGGAATGGCTGCAATGGATACAAAAGGAACATATACCCGCAGTTTTAGCTACCGGGCTCTTTGATAATCATCAGATTTTAGCCGTGCTGGATTCACCTAACGAAGGAGCCACTTACTGTATTCAATACATGACAGATGATATTAACAAATATCATCAATTTAGCAGCACCCATGTGCATCGGTTACATACCTTACACAATCAGCAGTTTGAAAATCGATTTGTGTTGTTCAACAGCTTGATGAAAACGATAAACTAA
- the rfbC gene encoding dTDP-4-dehydrorhamnose 3,5-epimerase — protein MKITTTTIEGLLIIEPRIFPDDRGYFYESYNQQKFQEAGITANFVQDNQSFSQKGTLRGLHGQADPFAQGKLVRVLQGSVLDVAVDIRKNSPTYGQHVTVELNGDNHVQFWIPPGFLHGFVTLEDNTIFTYKVTNFYDKASEIGVIWNDPQLAIGWSINEKDVLLSPKDELLPTFADFKSPF, from the coding sequence ATGAAAATTACAACAACTACTATCGAAGGACTATTGATTATTGAGCCTCGCATTTTCCCTGACGATAGAGGCTACTTTTACGAGAGCTATAATCAGCAAAAGTTTCAAGAAGCAGGTATTACAGCCAACTTTGTACAAGACAATCAATCTTTTTCGCAAAAAGGAACGCTAAGAGGCTTACATGGTCAGGCTGATCCGTTTGCACAAGGTAAGCTGGTACGTGTGTTGCAAGGTAGCGTTTTGGATGTTGCTGTTGATATACGCAAAAATTCGCCTACTTACGGCCAACATGTAACCGTAGAACTAAATGGTGATAATCATGTTCAATTCTGGATTCCACCAGGCTTTTTACATGGCTTTGTAACTCTGGAAGATAACACTATTTTCACTTACAAAGTAACTAACTTTTACGACAAAGCATCTGAAATTGGTGTAATCTGGAATGATCCGCAACTCGCTATTGGCTGGAGCATAAACGAAAAAGATGTTCTTTTATCTCCTAAAGATGAGTTGCTGCCTACGTTTGCTGATTTTAAGAGCCCTTTCTAA
- a CDS encoding SCO family protein: MNNLKGTLKKGIILVLILAVPGFLYYLLTVKGKNRYKPLPFYGPKIVAKTGHKFHGKYIPDTIYHKLDDFKLIDQNGHPVSFKTFQGKIFIASFFYTHCPTVCNEVNKHLDSLVSAYVKNRMVKFITITVDPNRDTPDALKQYAQKYKKPDSKWLFATGDTTTIYNLARKGFLVNAARAGDDFIYDNNLILIDQDKRIRGYYTGTSPVEVSRLNDEIKVQIAEELRKIKAPEL; this comes from the coding sequence ATGAATAACCTAAAAGGTACATTAAAAAAAGGTATAATCCTGGTGCTCATCTTAGCAGTACCAGGATTTTTATATTATTTACTAACTGTAAAAGGTAAAAACCGGTACAAACCTTTACCTTTTTACGGCCCCAAAATAGTAGCTAAAACCGGGCATAAGTTTCACGGTAAATACATTCCTGATACCATCTATCATAAGCTGGATGATTTTAAACTGATTGACCAGAATGGGCATCCAGTATCATTTAAAACTTTCCAGGGAAAAATTTTTATAGCCAGCTTTTTTTATACGCATTGCCCTACAGTTTGCAACGAAGTAAATAAGCATCTGGATAGCTTGGTATCAGCCTATGTTAAAAACCGAATGGTAAAGTTCATCACCATTACAGTTGACCCGAACCGTGATACACCTGACGCTTTAAAGCAATACGCACAGAAGTATAAAAAGCCTGATAGTAAATGGTTGTTTGCTACAGGTGATACTACTACCATCTACAATTTGGCACGTAAAGGCTTTCTGGTAAATGCAGCACGGGCTGGTGATGATTTTATTTACGATAACAATTTAATACTGATAGATCAGGATAAACGCATACGAGGCTACTATACCGGAACATCACCCGTAGAAGTAAGTCGGCTTAACGATGAGATAAAAGTGCAGATAGCCGAAGAGCTGCGTAAAATTAAAGCCCCTGAATTATAA
- a CDS encoding cytochrome c oxidase subunit 3, protein MAQLPQDNTKLNLAPKRFNMWIFIFTSFMFFAALTSAFIVYSGSKGHALNVILPKAFMFSTAAIILSSSTVYMATQAAKGLQFAKQRLYLWLTLALGIIFFVIQIYGWYVLAFRMNVYFINPNASQSFIYVFSGMHLLHILAGLVLIIVSLVGTYRKTPQVINLFRMEMGSIFWHFVDIIWIYLYVFLLLNQN, encoded by the coding sequence ATGGCTCAATTACCTCAAGATAATACAAAACTTAATTTAGCGCCTAAACGCTTTAACATGTGGATATTTATATTCACTTCCTTTATGTTTTTTGCTGCATTAACCAGTGCTTTCATCGTGTATAGCGGCAGCAAAGGGCATGCACTTAATGTAATATTGCCTAAGGCTTTCATGTTTAGTACTGCTGCCATTATACTAAGTAGTAGTACCGTGTACATGGCTACACAGGCTGCCAAAGGCTTGCAGTTTGCCAAGCAGCGGTTGTATTTGTGGCTTACGCTGGCTTTGGGTATAATATTCTTTGTTATACAGATTTATGGCTGGTATGTATTAGCATTCCGCATGAATGTGTATTTCATCAATCCAAATGCTTCACAATCCTTCATTTATGTATTTTCAGGCATGCACCTGCTACACATTTTGGCAGGTTTGGTGTTAATAATTGTAAGCTTAGTTGGCACTTACCGGAAAACGCCACAGGTAATAAATTTGTTCCGGATGGAGATGGGTTCTATTTTTTGGCATTTTGTTGATATTATATGGATTTATCTCTACGTTTTTTTACTTTTGAACCAGAATTAA
- a CDS encoding OmpA family protein, with amino-acid sequence MKIKYGLLAAIICLMMHSCVVLSPKKYKTLVAQRDSLQSRTNNLEAELARLQSDTARLHREMTELQRNYNTLNGSYNALNSENKANSSRLTKLSGDLQQREARLQEVEDILRKRDAATNALKDKLQKALLGFQQSGLSVDIRNGKVYVSLTDKLLFPSGSIVIDEHGKEALKQLAAVLNKESDINLSVEGHTDNQRVVNLGQIKDNWDLSVLRATSVTRYLTEVEKIDPQRITATGKGQYQPIDPASTPEARARNRRIEIVLTPKLDELYNLITK; translated from the coding sequence ATGAAAATAAAATATGGTTTACTGGCAGCCATTATATGCCTGATGATGCATTCGTGCGTTGTGTTATCTCCTAAAAAATACAAAACTTTAGTAGCTCAGCGAGATTCACTACAAAGCCGTACCAACAATTTAGAGGCAGAACTGGCCCGTTTGCAATCTGATACCGCTCGCTTACACCGTGAAATGACAGAGTTACAGCGCAACTACAACACGCTAAACGGAAGCTACAACGCTTTAAACAGTGAAAATAAAGCCAACTCCAGTCGGTTAACCAAATTGTCTGGGGATTTACAACAACGTGAAGCCCGTTTACAGGAAGTAGAAGATATATTGCGCAAGCGTGATGCTGCAACCAACGCTTTGAAAGATAAGCTGCAAAAAGCATTATTAGGCTTTCAGCAAAGTGGGTTATCGGTTGATATACGTAATGGTAAAGTATATGTATCGTTAACAGATAAGCTGTTGTTCCCATCAGGCAGTATTGTGATTGATGAACATGGTAAAGAAGCGTTAAAGCAACTAGCTGCAGTATTAAATAAGGAGTCCGACATTAATCTTTCTGTAGAAGGGCATACAGATAATCAGCGTGTAGTAAACCTGGGCCAGATTAAAGACAATTGGGATTTAAGTGTATTACGGGCTACTTCAGTGACCCGCTATTTAACAGAAGTAGAAAAGATAGATCCGCAACGTATTACGGCAACCGGTAAAGGCCAATATCAGCCTATTGATCCGGCTAGTACACCAGAAGCGCGGGCCAGAAACCGTCGTATTGAAATTGTGCTGACACCAAAATTAGATGAGTTATACAACCTCATTACCAAATAA
- a CDS encoding cytochrome c oxidase subunit 3 — protein sequence MSATTVTSPIDEVKTTPWSGGRSPFSVEYGKMMMWFFLLSDAFTFSSLLIAYGALRFSSNSWPAPDRVFESIPFVVEHGAPLVFVGIMTFILIMSSVTMVLGVEAGHRGARKEVAGWMVATIIGGFMFLGCQALEWTHLHKDGFWWGSIPHPEVLKEFFNHGQPVSTTYAQQFANLFFTITGFHGFHVFSGVIINCIILANVLAGTYDRRGSYLMVEKVGLYWHFVDLVWVFVFTFFYLV from the coding sequence ATGAGTGCAACAACGGTTACATCACCTATAGATGAAGTGAAAACTACCCCTTGGTCGGGTGGAAGATCGCCGTTTTCAGTTGAATACGGCAAAATGATGATGTGGTTTTTCCTGTTATCGGATGCGTTTACCTTTTCGTCATTATTGATTGCTTATGGCGCCTTACGTTTCAGCTCCAATAGCTGGCCCGCGCCTGATCGAGTTTTTGAATCTATCCCGTTTGTAGTTGAGCATGGTGCGCCACTGGTATTCGTGGGTATCATGACCTTTATCCTCATTATGAGCTCAGTTACTATGGTATTAGGCGTTGAAGCCGGACATCGTGGTGCTCGTAAAGAAGTAGCCGGTTGGATGGTTGCTACTATTATTGGTGGTTTTATGTTTTTAGGATGCCAGGCTTTAGAGTGGACTCACTTACATAAAGATGGTTTTTGGTGGGGCAGTATTCCTCATCCTGAAGTATTGAAAGAGTTCTTCAACCACGGTCAGCCTGTATCTACTACTTACGCACAGCAGTTTGCTAATTTGTTTTTTACTATCACTGGTTTTCACGGTTTTCACGTATTCAGTGGTGTAATCATTAATTGTATCATCTTGGCAAATGTATTAGCTGGTACCTATGATCGTCGTGGTAGCTACCTGATGGTTGAAAAAGTAGGCTTGTACTGGCACTTTGTAGACTTAGTTTGGGTATTCGTATTTACCTTCTTTTATTTAGTTTAA
- a CDS encoding DUF983 domain-containing protein — MAHTPKAWAMLHGMCPRCRRGKMFNGMMYSISGNKMNEVCSHCGLHFEIEPGYFYAAMYVSYALNVAEAVTLAVATYVLTGNLESPWLYLVIILLGCVLLSPFNYRYSRVMLLYWLSPKIHYQPQLDTDDDKA, encoded by the coding sequence ATGGCACATACACCAAAAGCATGGGCGATGTTGCACGGCATGTGTCCGCGCTGTCGGCGAGGCAAAATGTTTAATGGCATGATGTACAGCATAAGCGGCAACAAAATGAATGAAGTATGCTCGCATTGCGGACTGCATTTTGAAATTGAACCCGGGTACTTTTATGCTGCCATGTACGTAAGTTACGCCTTAAACGTAGCCGAAGCTGTAACTCTGGCAGTAGCTACTTATGTGCTAACAGGCAATCTGGAATCGCCATGGTTGTATTTAGTTATCATATTACTGGGATGCGTTCTACTATCTCCTTTTAATTACCGTTACTCCAGAGTTATGTTGTTGTATTGGTTGTCACCCAAAATACATTACCAGCCTCAGTTAGATACCGATGATGATAAAGCCTGA
- a CDS encoding cytochrome C oxidase subunit IV family protein yields the protein MSSETHHHTEHHADEHDTMTRSKIWQVFFVLLGITAVEFIIALALVPKGIIPLHFANPIYILLTLAKAFYIVAYFMHLKFEKVGLLYSILVPIIFIIGLILVLTNESHHWVDLRM from the coding sequence ATGTCATCAGAAACACATCATCATACAGAACATCATGCCGATGAGCATGATACCATGACTCGTTCTAAAATATGGCAGGTGTTCTTCGTACTGCTGGGTATTACCGCAGTCGAATTCATTATAGCCTTAGCCTTGGTTCCGAAAGGTATCATTCCATTACATTTTGCCAACCCAATCTATATTCTGCTTACTTTAGCTAAAGCATTTTATATTGTGGCTTATTTCATGCACTTAAAATTTGAAAAAGTAGGTTTACTATATTCTATTTTAGTGCCTATTATTTTCATCATCGGTTTGATACTCGTATTAACCAATGAAAGTCACCACTGGGTGGATTTAAGGATGTAA
- a CDS encoding tetratricopeptide repeat protein — MKHILLCLAICLISVTALRAQNSDLQLAHQFTINGEEQKALDIYQKLYKQDNDNYYSYYLNSLLNLKKYDEAESITKKQLRKHPQDNQYAVALGRIYTQQGHADKANAVYDDLLKSLPPDQNAIANLATQFYQAENVDYAIKIFQQGRKLLHNNMVFSMELISLYRYKRDKAALTEEYLNYLPENPMYMNQAESTLASVYEGEADYNVLRMSLLKHIQKDPQQLVYTRLLTWMYLQQKEYDQALNQVLAIDRRLKTSDGNDIYELCRTLTDNQAYDEAIRGYEYLLTKYTKGDELYIPSKIELLNTRSLKITSGKYQPADLLLLEKDYNDLLNEFGRTASTVFAMQKLANLEAFKLHKLNEAQHLLEQAIAIPNIRPQLLAGCKLDLGDVYLMNNQPWEATLIYSQVEKAYPGTSMAQDANYRNAKLAYYTGDFTWAKGQLNVLKAATSQLIANDALNLSLLISDNIVADTTGAALKMYARADLLIFKEEPEKALLTLDSIDKKFPSNTLVDDILMAKARILIQQKNYTAAIMPLKTISEEHKFDLWADDAVYMLGDVYENQLHDNATAKTYYQKIITDYPGSIWIGEARKHFRILRGDRPDTSS; from the coding sequence ATGAAGCATATACTTTTATGTTTGGCCATTTGCCTGATTAGTGTAACTGCCTTACGGGCACAAAACAGCGATTTACAACTAGCGCATCAGTTTACCATAAATGGTGAGGAGCAAAAGGCACTGGATATTTATCAAAAACTCTATAAACAGGACAATGATAACTATTATAGCTATTATCTGAACAGCTTGCTTAACCTGAAAAAGTATGATGAGGCAGAAAGCATTACCAAAAAGCAATTGCGCAAGCATCCGCAAGATAATCAGTATGCCGTGGCTTTAGGCCGCATTTATACACAGCAAGGCCATGCTGATAAGGCCAATGCGGTTTACGATGATTTATTAAAAAGCCTGCCGCCCGACCAGAATGCCATTGCCAACTTGGCTACCCAGTTTTATCAGGCCGAAAATGTAGATTATGCCATTAAGATATTTCAGCAGGGCCGTAAGCTGCTGCACAACAATATGGTATTTTCTATGGAACTGATTAGTTTGTATCGTTACAAGCGCGACAAGGCTGCACTAACTGAAGAATACCTGAATTATCTGCCTGAAAACCCTATGTACATGAATCAGGCCGAAAGCACACTAGCATCGGTATATGAAGGGGAAGCAGATTATAATGTATTACGCATGAGTTTGCTAAAGCATATTCAAAAAGATCCGCAACAGCTGGTTTATACGCGTTTACTTACCTGGATGTACCTTCAGCAAAAAGAGTATGACCAAGCGCTTAATCAAGTTTTGGCTATAGACAGGCGCCTGAAAACTAGCGATGGTAATGATATTTATGAACTATGCCGCACACTGACCGATAACCAGGCTTATGACGAGGCTATACGGGGTTATGAATATTTGCTTACTAAATATACTAAAGGCGATGAGCTATACATTCCTTCAAAAATTGAATTATTAAATACCCGTAGCCTGAAAATCACCTCCGGTAAATATCAACCAGCTGATTTACTGCTTTTAGAAAAAGACTATAATGATTTATTGAACGAGTTTGGACGTACTGCCAGTACCGTGTTTGCTATGCAAAAACTAGCTAATCTGGAAGCTTTTAAGTTGCACAAGCTTAATGAGGCTCAGCATTTACTGGAACAGGCTATTGCCATTCCTAATATACGGCCACAACTATTGGCAGGTTGCAAATTAGATTTAGGCGACGTTTATTTAATGAACAATCAGCCTTGGGAAGCTACCCTTATTTACAGCCAGGTAGAAAAGGCTTATCCAGGCACTTCTATGGCGCAAGATGCTAATTACCGGAATGCCAAGCTGGCTTATTATACCGGTGATTTTACCTGGGCTAAAGGTCAGCTCAACGTGTTAAAAGCAGCTACCTCGCAGTTAATTGCTAACGATGCCTTAAACTTATCACTACTCATTAGCGATAACATTGTAGCGGATACTACCGGTGCTGCGCTGAAAATGTATGCCCGTGCCGATTTACTTATATTTAAAGAAGAACCCGAAAAAGCGCTATTGACATTAGATAGTATTGATAAGAAGTTTCCGAGCAATACCTTAGTTGATGATATCTTAATGGCTAAAGCTCGTATTTTGATTCAGCAGAAGAATTATACAGCGGCTATAATGCCTTTAAAAACTATTAGCGAAGAGCACAAATTTGATTTATGGGCTGATGATGCGGTATATATGCTGGGCGATGTTTACGAAAACCAGCTGCATGATAATGCAACCGCCAAAACTTACTACCAGAAAATTATAACCGATTACCCAGGTAGTATTTGGATTGGAGAGGCACGTAAACATTTCAGAATATTACGGGGCGACAGACCAGATACTTCATCATAA
- a CDS encoding S9 family peptidase encodes MLNRLKFILFFAVIPVWLGCHTPAERQIPVRDFFKTPEKSFFKISPDGKYVSYLKPYKDKQNLFIQSLADGKETMATSFSDYPVRDYFWTYNNQLVFVQDIITQDKFKMYALDVNTLHLRNLLNEAKVRMRLLNCSRNQPDIITITSNKRDSAKFDVYQLNIKTGNLKLYLQNPGNIIEWYPDDDGKIRLAKASDGVDETILYRATESGAFRPIIKNNFKNSVIPIVFTGKGANFYALSNVNRDKMAVVEINAENGKEVKTVYAGNKADILEVGYSSKKSCIEYAGWEDAKPHKFYLDTSAKRIYQDIKKHLNGGVIRFVGRDSAEKKFIIDTYTDRNPGTYYLYESNTGKLTELGNLNASINPDELCSMQPVAFKASDGMLINGYLTLPRGNNKTNLPVVVMPHNGPYNSPWGRNNWGYSADVQFLANRGYAVFQVNYRGSTGYGKAFKSAGFKQVGGKIQDDITDGVKWLITRRTADPKRIAIFGGGFGGFSALYGVSFHPELYNCAIVQYGLINFFTYFKHGPPFFKPYLQMNYEMVGNPETDANQLRAISPVFHADKIKAPLLIFQGAKDPSANISELNQFVRELRNHGDSVTYVLKDNERTYFKNERNRMEMYAQIERFLNAHLKVKR; translated from the coding sequence ATGTTAAACCGTTTAAAGTTCATACTTTTCTTCGCTGTTATTCCTGTATGGTTAGGGTGCCATACACCAGCCGAAAGGCAAATACCTGTACGGGATTTCTTCAAAACGCCGGAGAAAAGCTTTTTCAAAATATCGCCTGATGGTAAATACGTTTCGTATCTGAAACCCTATAAAGATAAGCAAAACCTGTTTATTCAATCCTTAGCAGATGGTAAAGAAACCATGGCTACCTCATTTAGTGATTACCCGGTACGTGATTATTTCTGGACGTACAATAATCAATTGGTTTTTGTACAGGATATCATTACGCAGGATAAATTTAAAATGTATGCGCTGGATGTAAATACCTTGCACTTGCGCAACTTACTGAATGAAGCCAAGGTGCGCATGCGCTTGCTGAATTGCAGCAGAAATCAGCCTGATATTATCACTATTACTTCTAATAAGCGTGATTCGGCCAAGTTTGATGTTTATCAGTTAAATATCAAAACCGGCAATTTGAAGCTTTATTTGCAAAACCCAGGCAATATCATTGAGTGGTACCCTGATGATGACGGTAAAATTCGTTTAGCCAAAGCTTCGGATGGGGTGGATGAAACCATTTTGTACCGCGCTACCGAAAGCGGAGCATTCAGACCTATCATCAAAAATAATTTTAAAAACTCCGTTATCCCGATTGTTTTTACCGGTAAGGGGGCTAATTTCTATGCCTTATCTAACGTAAACCGCGATAAGATGGCTGTGGTTGAAATTAATGCGGAAAACGGTAAAGAAGTAAAAACTGTGTATGCCGGTAATAAGGCCGATATACTGGAAGTAGGGTATTCTTCTAAAAAAAGTTGTATTGAATATGCAGGTTGGGAAGATGCTAAACCTCACAAGTTTTACCTCGATACAAGTGCTAAACGCATTTACCAGGATATTAAAAAGCATCTGAATGGCGGCGTTATTCGTTTTGTAGGGCGTGATAGTGCCGAAAAGAAGTTTATTATTGATACTTATACCGACCGTAACCCAGGCACGTATTACCTTTATGAAAGCAATACAGGCAAGCTAACCGAGTTGGGCAACCTGAATGCCAGCATCAACCCTGATGAGTTATGTTCAATGCAGCCTGTTGCCTTTAAGGCATCGGATGGTATGCTGATTAACGGGTACTTAACCCTGCCACGAGGTAACAATAAAACCAACTTGCCGGTAGTGGTTATGCCGCACAATGGACCGTATAATAGCCCGTGGGGCCGTAATAATTGGGGGTATAGTGCCGATGTTCAGTTTTTAGCCAATAGGGGATACGCTGTTTTTCAGGTAAACTACCGGGGATCAACCGGGTATGGTAAGGCATTTAAAAGTGCCGGGTTTAAGCAGGTAGGTGGCAAAATACAGGATGATATTACTGATGGCGTAAAGTGGCTGATTACACGAAGAACTGCTGATCCGAAACGAATAGCTATTTTCGGCGGTGGCTTTGGCGGCTTTTCGGCACTATATGGTGTATCTTTCCATCCGGAACTTTATAACTGTGCCATTGTACAATACGGGTTAATTAACTTTTTTACTTACTTTAAGCATGGCCCACCGTTTTTTAAACCCTATCTGCAAATGAACTATGAAATGGTGGGTAACCCGGAAACGGATGCTAACCAGCTGCGAGCTATTTCGCCGGTGTTTCATGCTGATAAAATTAAGGCACCTTTACTAATCTTTCAAGGCGCTAAAGACCCTAGCGCCAACATTAGCGAGCTAAACCAGTTTGTGCGCGAGCTCAGAAACCATGGCGATTCAGTAACTTATGTTTTAAAAGATAACGAACGTACTTACTTTAAAAATGAGCGTAATCGTATGGAGATGTACGCACAGATTGAAAGATTTTTAAATGCCCATTTGAAAGTTAAACGATAG